Genomic window (Prionailurus bengalensis isolate Pbe53 chromosome E3, Fcat_Pben_1.1_paternal_pri, whole genome shotgun sequence):
ACATGCAGATGCTGCATAAATGTGCTGAGTGAGTCGCTTTGCCAAGGGGCAGAGAAGACAGCGAGAGAATGAGTGTCAGCTGCCCTGCCATAGCAGAAAGCTTGGGGAGGTTTTGGACTTTGCAGCCTTGGGACTGGGCAGGGATGACCTTCACTGCCTGTAGGACTGGGGAAGGTCGGCCCCCAGGGGACACATAGGTAAAATGTGACAAGTTCAAACGGGAGCAATGGAACTGGACCTGATGGCATACCAACATTAGCTGCACAGTGGTCTAGCTGGTCTCTGGGACCCACAGGCGATGAGCCCTGAGACCCCTCCTACTGGAATAAAGTTCTCTCTTTACACTCTGGAAAGGGGATGGAGGACCTGCTGGGGGGAACCAGGGACCAGTCTATGGGCATCGGGGAGACTCTGACTCTCTGCATAGGTGGGGCCGGTGCATCAGAGTGAACCTATGACAAGTGTGGTGGTCTCCCCCTGAGGGTCCCAGATGTGTCATGTATGGAAATATGAGGGTATTCTCCTAAGGCATTCACTGCAGACCTCTCTGGgctaccatcttttttttcttaatcttttatttatgtttgagagagagagagagagagagagagagagagagagaatgagcgggggaggggcgggggggggggggaaacagaatctgaagcaggctccaggctctgagccatcagcacagagcccgatgcagctTTCGAACCCACGAGTGGTGAGATCACTATTGGTCCAATTCTTAACCAACTTAGTCACCTGGATGCCCCTGAGCTGCCATCTTTGGTATCCAGTGTTTGGTTCCATCCTGTGGGATATACTCCtcataaggaagaggaaagacagacaatagtgagagaagacagaggaaagatttagagagagagcttggaggagaagagacaaagagaagaggcagaaggaaaaagggaTGGAGACAGTGAATACAAAGAACAATCCTTAGAGCAGGAGATGATGGGGAAAGATCAAGACAAACGGAAAGAgagaagtaggaaagaaagaaaaccagagaggaCAAGACAGACAGAACAAAACAGCTGGAATGAGGGAGAAGTTATCTCACCAGGACATGCTTGTTTTGAACTTGAAGCAGAGAGATCAAACAATACAACTCTGGCTGCCATCTTTACTCTCAGAATCTCCAGACCAAGAGCCCTGTCCTATTTCTGTCTCCTTAGGTTGAAGCTCCCTGGCTTTTCTGGGAGGAGTCCTCAGTCCTAGATGGTCTATGAAGGGTGGATACTCTATGTGTCCAGCTACTAGTCATTAATCACCAAGGCTAATGACTCCAGCTCTTCCCTGGGCTCCATCCATCTCTCTGCTTGGGAGGGCCCACTGACTCAGAGGGTCAAAGAGCCAATCCTAGAGGAGTCAAGAAGTAGGACTCAAGGAGTCCATCCTAGAGACTTCTGTGGAAGAGAAGGGCCTCAGAAGAGAAGAAATCTATGACATGAATCTAAGGCCTATGGGAAGGAGCTGTTTCCCCGTGTGGGCTTTATCCCCCAGAAGATTCAGCCATGTCTCAGGAGCCCCAAGGGCCTGGAGCCCAGAAATGCCCTCAAGGGAGGATCCATCTACCATTACTTCCTCAGCGTCCCACATGCTTATTGGCCTGACTGCCTGTCTGCCAGGAGGGACATCGACAGGTGTTCAGTGTCCACCTGCAGCAACATGTTACCCTTCTCAGAAAAATTTTGTAAACAGTCTGGCAGATTGAGGATGAatagatggggggaggggggaaggccaGTAGGGCAAAATATTAACCATTGTAGAATCTACGTGGTGTGTATATGAGTGTTCACTgtacaatcttttcttttttaaaaaaacttttttaatgtttatttttgagagagacagatagagtgtgaatggggaagtggcagagagaagggggagacacagaatctgaaacaggctccaggctctgaactgtcagcacagagaccgacgtggggcttgaactctggaacggcaagatcatgacctaggctgaagtgagacgcttaacagactaagccacccaggcacccctgtccaattccttcaatttttctatatgtttggattttttttttcatataaaaataacaggtaagagaaggaaaaaaatgtctggaaaatAGTAGGCGCTCCTAAATACAGGGTGTTGGGCGCCATAATCCCTTCCCCAGACAGTCTAGATTTCAAATGCAGGACAGTGAGGACAATGTTTATCCTGAAAGATGACAGATTGCAAGTAGGAGCACCTGCAGAACAATCAAATAGGGGGGTGGCAACCTTAGACTACACCCAGAAGCAATTAGAAACTTTGCCCACCCAAAGTTTCTGGCCCTTCAGTTGGTGACCTTTTCTCAAGTTTGTTCTGCCCATCCTGAGACCGGGGCCTTGGCCTAGAGTGGACCCCACCCTGATACTTGTAACTcttgaggggagaggcaggataAGATATTCCAGACCCTGCCTGACAACTGACCCTAAGAGGGTGATCATGTTTGCTTAGGTGGTAAGGTTCACACAATAAAGAGCAGGCAGAGGGCTTGGACCTGGTATAAAAGATCTGGAAGTTTCCAGGTGGTTACTTTGCACCTGGAACTGCCAGGTGAGGGGTGACAGAGGCCTGGGCTAAGGGGTGAAAGGGATGGCTGGATTTGAGTTAGGGGGGAATTCAAACGGCGGTGGACAGCAGCCTGCCTGGAGTGAGCGGCAGGGGAGACCTGTGTGGCAGCTACCTGGGGCATCTGAGGGAGGTGCAAAGATATTTGGGTCTCAGAGGAAGGACTGGAGACACCTGGAATGCTCGGAGTATCGATACAGCCAGATTTGTGTTAGTGGAGAAAGAATTATGACAAATAGACCAGGCATCTGGAATCTGATATCTTGAGCTGTGGTCCAAACTCGTTGTGCAGTTTCTCAACTGCTCCGATTCTGGTATTGGCAGTCTCGTCTATAATCACCCTTACTGCCCGGGTGACACAAAGACGCACCCCTAAAATGCTCCTTTCCTTCTGATTGGAGACCTGGTTAAAGCTAGGAATTTAAACTCTGCCCCGGATATCCCCCAAGCCGGGCCCATGTATCACAGGCAGGTTGCAGTTAGGTTTTGCTCAGAATCCTGGTTTGGTAAACTCAACCATCTCTATGGTTTGGAGATGGCCTCCACTTCTTTGAaactcttttcctgctttgtgcCAGGAGGGATCGGGACTTACATGGGTTGGTCAAGACAGAGGCTTAGGACTGACCTTCTGACTCAGGATGGAACAAGGGGGTCGGCTACCTCGAGACCAGGGAGGACAGAGGGGTTAAGGACACCGTACCTGCCAGGAGCAGGACTAGAGACTAGGGGCAATCCTTTCTGAGCCCAATACTGGGTCAGTTAGGTTTGAGTTGAGGGACAAAGAGGGCCGAGTCTCAACTGGAAGTCTAACCCAGGGAAGCCTGGGTAAATGAAGTCCAAAGGAAACAGGGTGAATGAACCTTGAcgttctcctttctttcccttccagcCCCAGAATGTTGACCATTGCTCTTCTTGCCCTTGTCTGCGCATCAACCTCAGCCAATGCCAGTAAGTGAGAGACCGGGAGCTCAGTACTAGCATTATGGGAAGACAGCTTCTTGCACTGCCCGTAGCCAAGGCTCGCAGGGGCTGGCTTGGGGTGGTGGGCGTCGAGTTGTCGGAGGTGTAGGAGTGGTGAGGAGGGACTGGAGGTCTTGAGATTTCTCCTTCTGACGCCTACTGTCCCCTCCAGTTCAGGCTAGGTCCTCCTCCTTCAATGGAGAGTATGGAGGTGGTGGAGGCCGTCGATTCTCCCATTCTGGTTACCAGCTGGAGGGCCCCATCACCGCCATCCGCGTCCGGGTCAACAGATACTACATCGTAGGGTAAgattctttgtgtgtctgtggttTGGGGATCTTCTCTGATCTTACCACACTGGAAAGTTCTCAGTCACTTTGGGTCACATCTGTTTCAGTCAACAAGTCCCAGGGACAACTTGGGATGTGAAAGGTATCAGGAGGCTGGGGTCTGAGGCTGGTGCTGCTACAGCCCTATAGCCCCCAGCGTGCATGTCCTCAGGCGAATCTGTAGCACAGCCACTGAGGCGCTGGGAAGCTGGCTACTTTGGCCCCACCTGAGGTGTAGGTCCCCTCAGGCATCCTCCATCTTGGCTGACACCTCTCCCCAAAACATGTATCCTTCTGATCCTGGAGCAACAGAGTCTCTTCCCTCATGAAAGCCGTCCAGAAAGGCCCATCTGCTTCTTTCACGTAGGGGTTGGGGGCACAGCCGGAACCTAGATTTCAAACTGAAGATCTACCACTGTCTGGGGGGCTCCAGCCAAGCTACttatcctctctgagcctgtcGGCAAAAGGAGTTGAATTTCAGAGTAGGACCTCAAGGGCTCCCTCATCCCTCACACACCTTGGGACTGGCAGGGGACCTGTCATCTCTGCCACCAGTTTGCAGGTCTCTCGGCTTGTAGGCCAGGAAGTCCTGAATTCCAGTCACCCTGCTCAGTCTtccctccctcaccaccccccacccagcctccaggTGCGCTATGGCAAGGTGTGGAGCGACTATGTGGGTGGCACCCAGGGAGACCTGGAGGAGATTTTCCTGCACCCCGGGGAGTCAGTGATCCAGGTGTCTGGCAAGTACAAGTACTACCTGAGGAAGCTCGTCTTCGTGACTGACAAGGGCCGGTACCTGCCTTTTGGGAAAGACACAGGCACGAGTTTCAATGCTGTCCCCTTGTACCCCAACACCGTGCTACGCTTCATCAGCGGCCGATCTGGTGCCCTCATCAATGCCATCGGCCTGCACTGGGACGTCTATCCCAGCGACTGTGGCAGTTGCTGAACCGCAGCCTtgccctgggccaggcactgcAGTGGGGCTGTGAGAACTACCTTACCACCAACCCCACATACAGggttcaataaaaataataataaaaggacatGGCTGACGCTGgagtgtatgtgggtgtgtgcagCTGGGACCCGCCTCCTGACTCTGGCTGTGGATGTGTGAATCTCCTTTCTGGCTATCTGTTGGACGTCTTTCTGGTGAAGagtgggagggtgagagagaggtgTAATGTCTTGGGCTTTTCTTCATAGTTTATCGAGAAGAGGAAAGATTCTGACTTgctccaactcttttttttcaagGATAGCTCCTGACACTAGTTTATCCAAACTGGGGTTCCAAGCCTGAGAGTGCGGCCTAGCTTACTGCCCAAACCCCAGATGTCCAACTCTCTAGACCATGTCTCCCTTGAGATAGTGTCTCCCCACCAAAAGGCTGTCACCTGGCTCTCTTGCCATTAACCCACTTGCTGTCTCTGGGTGGCCTGGGCCATTTTCTTTCGTGCTTTCTCAGAATCCACCTGACTCCCGAGCTTGGCCCACGTTTGTGTCAAGAAATCTGTCTCTTCCTCCAGCCTGGTTCCTCCCCACCTTTGCCCATAAGCACTGATGCTCCCTGCTTAGCTCAGCTCGCTCAGAATTGGGCTTCTTTCCCTAGGAAGCCGCTACCTCCTCAACAGCTTCTACTCTGCCAATACCATCCTCAAAAATGGACATTCCAAGAGGGATAGATGTCCATGGTGGGTTTCCATGAACGTCGGGGTTGGTTACCATTCAGGGGAAGCAACAGAGTGGCTGGATAGATTCAGCAAGGATATAAAGTTGCTTTGGAAATAATTCTTGGGACGCTAGTGCCCAGTTCTAAATTAccacagtgttttgtttttgctgtttggtggtggtggttgggggtgAGGGAAGTCACTCATTGCTCCCCAAAGATTTATTCACATCATGGGGAATGCCAGAGTCACATCTCTTCCCAATGAGACAAAGATAACAATTGTTTACATGTAATTTGAGGAAGAAATATTAACATTACAGAAACAAACTCATGCCTAGAGAGTTTTTAGaacaattcctttatttctctcaaaGAATTCCATGGGATGGAGTATCATGTCagaataatttgttttgagatataaagtacataaaattcacccatttatttatttatttatttaagtttatttgagagagagcatgagcagcggaagggcaaagagaagagagacagagacagagagaatcccaagcagcctccacactcagtgcggagcacaaagcggggctcgatctcacaaactgtgagatcatgacctcagctgaaatccagagtcagccacttcaccgactgagccatccgggtgccccaatATTCGACCTTTTAAAGCGTGCCATTTCTGacgtttttagtacattcacagattGTGCAACTATCACCGCTAATGCCAGAATTTCGTCATCAGCTCAGAAAGAAATCCCATCCCCATTAAGCAGTCGCTCCCCattcctctcccccagcccctcgtAACCacccatctactttctgtctctatggatttcccTGTTCCGGGCATTTCATGTAGATGGAATCGTACAGcagtgtggtcttttgtgtctggcttctcccATTTAGtgtattttcaaggttcatccacgtggtAGCACGTGTAAGGACTTTGTACCCTTGTGCAGCTGAATCTGACACATCAGATACCTGGTCAACTTCAGGATCAGCTTTGCACCAGTGGGTCTCACCCTGAGCCAGTGAAGTCGCTGGCACCTGACAGGCAGCTGCCGCAGAAGAGGACGAAGTCATGGGATTCCCAGCTTTTGTGTAGTTGACATATTAGGCTTTTGTAAAAGATTTTATGTAAagaaaattttcctttccttataaaGTTCTAAAATTGCTAAATTGAGCTTATCATACGTTTATCAAATGCTCTCTGCTAGGTGCTTGGGAATACAAAGACCACTGAAGATTTCTTTTCCTCTAGTCAAAGGGAAGACTTGGTgaaggaaggggtgtgtgtgtgtgtgtgtgtgtgagcgtacCCATGTGCGTGTGTGATAGGGGCACAGTACTGGGCTCAGGCCACAGCCTATGCAGAAATATAAACACATTACAAAGACAATTGTACCGTTAAAATGCAAAGTTCAACTGGGTACAGACGAAGTCTCATGGAAAGGCAGGGACCATGCATGTCATGCTAAACTGttgaaactttattttatggGCTACAAGAAGCCACTGAGCCAAGATTTCACCCAGGGGATTGATAAGATTTATACAAAAATCATCTTTTCTGGTATAAGTGGGGAAAATGGATTGATGGTGAAGCAGGATGAAATAATAGTTAAGAGACTAGGTCTAGATCAGAAATGATGGATGTTTGAACAAAGGCAGTGatgtgatgaaaaaaaaagagggaggaattTGAGAGATTTGAGAGATTTGAAGACTCAGAAAAACTTGATAAAAGAACACATGAggatgaatgaaagaggagagtcTAGAAAACTATCATGTCTAGTATGGGCAACTGGGAAGAGAGAGATCCTCTCTAAGATGAGGACTACAGGAGAATAAATTAGCTTTTGGAcctgttgcatttttaaataatacttatttattttgagagggaggaagagagagaaagagagcaagagagcgcaGTAGCAGggaagcgagagagagagaatcccaagcagggtccgtgccaCTAGTGCAGAGCTTtatgcaaggctcgatctcacaaacctgagatcatgacccgagccgaaatcaagagtcagacgcttaactgactgagccagacagctGCCCCAAGGACCTGTTGCATTTTGACATATCTGTGGCACATCCTGATGGAGACCCAACATTACACAGAGGACTATTTAGCAATAAAGGCGTGGATACAGCTTTCAGGTAAGCCTTAGATTCAGGAGTCACAAGCACAGAGACAATGGACTTCCAGTGATGGATATGTGGAAGAAGTCACGTGGGAAAGCTGTGGGCATATAAAATGAGAAGAAGGCTGGCGTCAGAGGATTGGAGAATACCAAAGAGGAATTGGTTAGAGAAAAGAGACgggaggggccggggagggaACGCACTCAGGGGCAAGAGAGAAATTTCATGGAGCTGTTACTGCCAtctaagcaagaaaaagaacGACTTGAGATTCTTTGCCTTTGGCAATCAGAAGGTCACGAATAATCCCAAAAGAGCTTCGGGGGATTGGGGGAAGCTGAAACCAGGCTGCAGTTGGctaaggaatgaatgggaaaTGAGGAAATACAGGCAGCAAGACTTGAATATTCCAAGATGTCTGGCTCCAGAAAGCCAGAAAATAGGCTAGTCACAGTTATGGGGGATGTAAGGAAAGAGAGATTGGGTTTTTTTCCTAGACAGGGGAGACATGAGCATGTTTATATGACAAAGAAGGagtcagagggaggaagaggctgaggattcaggaaagaggagggaaCTGATGGAATGAGGTCTCGCAGGAGATTGGGGAGGATGTTTTACATAGCTGTTGGGGCAGGAAaccttaagaaagaagaaaatgaagatgagtgAAGGTACAGGTTAGTTTGTAGAGGGAGTGGGTATGGAGCAAACCTTGAGGGAATTAATACCCAACCTTGACTTGTTCGGTTGCATAAGTAAACCTGCCTGTTGTATGAGTCACATTCTTCCAGAGGAAAACCAGCAGGagacatacgtacatatatacataaagagtttttttcttttaagatttcatttctatttatttatttaaatgctttatttttgtgagagagggagaaaggaagagcacaggaggaggagcagcagagagagagagaaagagaaagacagaatccgaagcaggctccagctgtcaccacagagcccactcagggcttgaactcgtgaaccgcaacatcatgacctgagctgaatttggatgcttaaccgaaggggccacccaggcaccgctttaaggttatttatttatttaaatattttatgtttattttgagagagagagagacagagagagagtgcacacactagcaagcgtgagttggggaggagtagagtgagggagacagaaccctaagtgggcttcaggctctgagctgtcagcacagagccagacatggggcttgaactcatgaacttgagagcatgacctgagctgaagtcagacgcttaattgactgagccacccaggagtcccttctTATGCCTGTTGTTGGAggtatttttttatgctttttttttctcctttgttgacTTATGAGCTATACctctttcagtgtgtgtgtgtagttgctTTAGGGTTTATAGCATTCAACTTTAACCTCTCTCAGTCTGCTTCTGAGAAGCATTACACCACATCATACATAGTATAAAAACCTTGCAACTGTAGACTTCCATTTCACCTCTCCTGGCCTCTATGCTATCATTGTGATGtatttaacttttatatgtattttaacctCCACAgtatactattcttttttttgaaaaaaatcaatcatctTTGAAAGGtacttaaataataagaaaataagtcatacatatatatatatatacatatatatgtataatgtatatatatgtttatatatatacacatatatatccatatgtctactattttttttaatttttaaatttttatataatctccATATCCAACGTGTGGCTCGgtctcacaacccagagatcaagagtcacgtggtctactgactgagccagccaagtgcccctatatctaagtttatttattttgagagacagaaagagcagaggaggggcagagagagagagggagagagagaatctcaggcaggctctgtgctgtgagcatggagcctgatgtgggctcaaactgacgagccgtgagatcatgacctgagctggaaccaagagttggacgcctaactgactgagccacccaggcgcccctacaatttctACTACTTCTGATGCTCCTCATTCCTTTTGTGAATACAGATTCCTTCTAGGATTATTTTTCTGCTGCTCAAAATATGTCATTTTACAATTTCATTGGGTGTGGGTCTTCTGGTTCAGCATTTGTAAATctgaaaatgtctcttttttgccttcactttttttgaattgagatgtaattgacatacaacattatattagttgaAATGtataatgtgatgatttgatatctGTGTATATTGCACAATGATTACCACaagaagtctagttaacatccgtCTTCACACCTAgtcacagttttcttttcttgtgatgacaacttttaagatctactatcTTAGCAACTTTCCAGTATAGATTACAATATTGTTAGCCATAGGCACCACACGGTACATTACATcctcaggacttatttattttacgaCTCTACTTTGGACCTTTTGACCCCTTTCACTCACCAATCTGTTCTCAGGATCTATGAATTtgggctttgctttttttttaaaattttatttacttatttatttattttaagtaagcttcacaccCACCACGGAGCCA
Coding sequences:
- the LOC122471471 gene encoding zymogen granule membrane protein 16-like, which gives rise to MLTIALLALVCASTSANAIQARSSSFNGEYGGGGGRRFSHSGYQLEGPITAIRVRVNRYYIVGLQVRYGKVWSDYVGGTQGDLEEIFLHPGESVIQVSGKYKYYLRKLVFVTDKGRYLPFGKDTGTSFNAVPLYPNTVLRFISGRSGALINAIGLHWDVYPSDCGSC